From Nicotiana tabacum cultivar K326 chromosome 20, ASM71507v2, whole genome shotgun sequence, one genomic window encodes:
- the LOC107776945 gene encoding protein IQ-DOMAIN 29 — MGKSPGKWFRSLLAGRKSSKSSTSKKSSNEKALVISTNAALSGLSVHPPLISELVAGSAGGTKEDSNLDKGGVTDEVSLPSMKQDEDEQNTCLTLPEDTEKMRLEEATTKTQAIFRGYLARRAFFRLKGVIRLQAAIRGHLVRRQAVATLYCIHGIVKLQAHARGQIVRGSSIGCEVITKRGLGQQDSKQFEYQRNNASKLAQELSKNEFATKLLGSSPTVMPLHLQYSPEEPNSSQEWLVRWTLSHIWRPRSKPKTLSNTKHKKVEADMAVSKHNGRKVLSRKTQNGSNHSSSGSEKKKSIPLVNSVLQNPGSEIKKVKHNLKKVSSPILEKPVQSEADTERKRQNHDTTSSALVPEGSMTSGEPLKSLEGTTENSTNVETPSETLVMDDTITHLDSLSVSDTHHKSISDAADSFSPSDMHQKLITANREDSPVANDNSCTNHDNEGNESNMTNRRVSLPASHDVDAGTPTARKVPSYMAPTKSAKAKLKEQASPRFGQDVSEKNALSRRHSLPSPMNGKLSSSPRVQRLVLASAKEGIKIDRSLSSSRDGTDKMTRAEWKR; from the exons ATGGGAAAATCTCCTGGAAAATGGTTCAGGTCTTTGCTGGCAGGGAGAAAGTCTTCCAAATCTAGCACATCAAAA AAATCTTCGAATGAGAAAGCATTAGTAATTTCCACCAACGCGGCATTATCTGGTTTGTCTGTCCATCCGCCTTTGATATCTGAGCTAGTTGCTGGTAGTGCTGGTGGAACAAAAGAGGACTCAAACCTTGATAAAGGAGGGGTCACTGATGAGGTGAGTCTCCCTTCTATGAAGCAAGATGAAGATGAACAAAATACATGTCTTACCTTACCCGAGGATACTGAGAAAATGAGGCTTGAGGAAGCTACTACGAAGACACAAGCTATTTTTAGGGGTTATCTG GCTCGTCGAGCATTTTTTAGGCTCAAGGGCGTCATAAGGCTACAAGCTGCCATACGCGGCCATCTGGTCAGAAGGCAGGCTGTTGCCACATTATACTGTATACATGGCATTGTCAAGCTTCAAGCACATGCACGTGGCCAGATTGTTAGGGGTTCCAGTATTGGCTGTGAAGTGATAACCAAACGAGGACTTGGACAACAG GATTCCAAACAATTCGAGTATCAACGAAATAATGCATCCAAACTAGCACAAGAGCTATCCAAGAATGAGTTCGCTACAAAG CTACTTGGTTCATCACCTACTGTTATGCCTCTACACCTCCAATACAGTCCAGAGGAACCAAATTCTAGTCAGGAATGGTTAGTCCGTTGGACTTTATCACATATTTGGCGACCACGGTCCAAACCAAAAACGCTTTCAAATACAAAGCATAAAAAAGTTGAAGCAGACATGGCTGTGTCAAAGCACAATGGACGGAAAGTGCTTTCTAGAAAGACGCAGAATGGTTCAAATCATTCCAGTTCGGGgtcagaaaagaagaaatcaattCCTTTAGTAAACTCTGTTCTTCAGAATCCAGGAAGTGAGATTAAGAAAGTAAAGCATAATTTAAAGAAAGTGTCCAGCCCTATTTTGGAAAAACCTGTTCAGTCTGAGGCGGACACTGAGAGGAAAAGGCAAAATCATGACACAACATCAAGTGCTCTCGTTCCTGAGGGGAGCATGACATCTGGCGAACCGTTGAAAAGTTTAGAAGGGACAACAGAAAATTCTACTAATGTGGAGACACCTTCAGAAACACTAGTGATGGATGATACTATCACTCATTTGGATAGCCTTTCTGTTTCTGATACGCATCACAAATCAATTTCTGACGCTGCTGATAGTTTTTCTCCATCTGATATGCATCAAAAATTGATCACTGCTAACAGAGAGGATAGTCCTGTTGCAAATGACAATTCTTGCACTAACCATGATAATGAAGGAAATGAGAGTAACATGACTAACAGAAGAGTTTCTTTACCTGCAAGCCATGATGTAGATGCAGGTACGCCAACGGCAAGAAAGGTGCCCAGCTATATGGCTCCAACCAAGTCAGCTAAGGCTAAGTTGAAAGAGCAAGCCTCACCAAGGTTTGGGCAAGATGTGTCCGAGAAGAATGCCCTAAGTAGACGTCATTCTTTGCCATCCCCAATGAATGGCAAGCTGAGTTCATCGCCGCGGGTGCAGAGGCTGGTCCTAGCTAGTGCAAAAGAAGGAATCAAGATTGATAGATCTTTATCATCTTCAAGGGATGGTACTG ATAAGATGACTCGAGCAGAATGGAAGCGGTAA
- the LOC107776946 gene encoding fumarate hydratase 1, mitochondrial translates to MATSFREEKDTFGPILVPSDKLWGAQTQRSLQNFDIGGERERMPEPIIRAFGILKKCAAKVNMEYGLDRSIGKAIMQAAEEVAEGKLNDHFPLVVWQTGSGTHSNMNANEVIANRAAEILGHKRGDKHVHPNDHVNRSQSSNDTFPTVMHIAVAMELNKRLLPNLKQLHTSLHSKSVEFKDIIKIGRTHTQDATPLTLGQEFSGYATQVKYGIDRVLCTLPHMYQLAQGGTAVGTGLNTKKGFDIKIAAAVAEETNLPFVTAENKFEALAAHDAFVETSGAVNTVAASLMKVGNDIRFLGSGPRCGLGELILPENEPGSSIMPGKVNPTQCEALTMVCAQVMGNHVAVTIGGSNGHFELNVFKPMIANALLHSVRLLGDVSASFEKNCVRGIQANRERIAKLLHESLMLVTCLNPKIGYDNAAAVAKKAHKEGTSLKDAALNLGVLKSEEFDQLVVPEKMIDPTD, encoded by the coding sequence ATGGCTACCTCTTTCAGGGAGGAAAAAGACACATTTGGTCCCATTCTCGTTCCATCGGACAAGTTATGGGGGGCACAAACTCAAAGATCATTGCAGAATTTTGATATTGGGGGTGAGCGTGAAAGAATGCCTGAGCCAATCATACGTGCATTTGGTATTCTCAAAAAGTGTGCTGCCAAGGTGAACATGGAATATGGCCTTGACCGATCTATTGGAAAAGCAATAATGCAAGCTGCTGAAGAGGTTGCAGAAGGAAAGTTGAATGACCACTTCCCTTTGGTGGTTTGGCAAACTGGTAGTGGCACTCATAGTAACATGAACGCTAACGAGGTTATTGCAAACCGAGCAGCTGAAATACTTGGCCATAAGCGCGGTGACAAGCATGTGCATCCAAATGATCATGTAAATAGATCGCAATCTTCAAATGATACCTTTCCTACGGTGATGCATATTGCTGTGGCAATGGAGCTAAATAAAAGATTACTACCAAACCTGAAACAGTTGCATACTTCACTACATTCAAAATCAGTCGAATTCAAGGATATTATTAAGATCGGGCGAACCCACACACAAGATGCAACCCCTTTGACTCTTGGACAAGAGTTTAGCGGGTATGCTACTCAAGTGAAATATGGAATTGACCGAGTCTTGTGCACCCTTCCACACATGTATCAGCTCGCACAAGGAGGCACAGCAGTGGGGACAGGACTGAATACAAAGAAAGGGTTTGACATCAAAATTGCTGCAGCAGTGGCAGAGGAAACTAACTTGCCATTTGTAACAGCTGAAAACAAGTTTGAAGCACTGGCTGCTCATGATGCATTTGTTGAAACCAGTGGAGCTGTAAATACGGTAGCGGCTTCCCTCATGAAGGTTGGGAATGATATACGCTTCTTAGGAAGTGGTCCTCGCTGTGGTCTCGGGGAGCTCATTCTTCCTGAAAATGAACCTGGAAGCAGTATAATGCCGGGCAAGGTGAATCCTACTCAGTGTGAGGCTCTCACGATGGTCTGTGCTCAGGTTATGGGGAATCATGTGGCTGTCACAATTGGTGGATCAAATGGCCATTTTGAGCTGAATGTTTTCAAGCCTATGATTGCTAATGCCCTCCTACATTCAGTAAGATTGCTAGGGGATGTATCTGCTTCTTTTGAAAAGAATTGTGTGAGGGGTATTCAAGCTAACAGAGAGAGGATTGCTAAATTATTGCACGAGTCACTCATGCTCGTCACATGTTTGAACCCAAAAATTGGTTACGATAATGCTGCTGCAGTTGCCAAGAAAGCCCACAAGGAGGGAACCAGTTTGAAAGATGCTGCTCTCAATCTAGGAGTCCTCAAATCTGAAGAGTTTGATCAACTTGTAGTTCCTGAGAAAATGATTGATCCAACTGACTGA